The Ancylobacter sp. SL191 nucleotide sequence CGACGAGGGCGGCATTCTCATCGACCATCACGAGGTGCGCATCAATTCCCCCGCCCGCGCGCTGGAACTCGGCATCGGCACGGTGTTCCAGCATTCCATGCTGGTGCCCTCGCTGAGCGTCGCCGACAACATGGCGCTGGGCGGGCCCTGGTGGTCGCGGCCCGACCGCGCGGGCGTTGCCCGCCGCATGGCGCAGGTCTGCGCCGATATCGGCGTCACCATCGACCCCGAGGCCAAAGTCGGCACGCTCTCGCTCGGCGAGCAGCAGCAGGTGGAGATCGTCCGCGCGCTGATGCGCGGCTCGCGCGTGCTGATCCTCGATGAAGCGACCGCGATGCTGACGCCCAAGGGAGCGGAGGATCTCGGCGCGCTGATGGGCCGGCTGACCCGGCTCGGCATCGCCGTCGTCTTCATCACCCACAAGCTCAACGAGGCCCTGTCCTTCGGCAACCGCATCACCGTGCTGCGGCTCGGCCGCAAGGTGGGCGAGATCGCGCCGGAGCGGCTTGCCGCGCTCGGCCCGGCCGCAGCGACGGCGGAAATCATCCGACTGATGTTCGGCACCGATGCAAGCGCGCAGGCGAGCACCGCCCCGCGCGCGCGCCGCGCGCCCCAGCCGCCGCTTCTGGTGCTGGAAGGGCTGACGGTGGACGATCCCGCCGTGCCCGTCGAGCGCGTCGATCTCACCGTGGCACCGGGCGAAATTCTCGGCCTCGCCGGCATTGACGGCAACGGCCAGAAGCAGTTCGCCGAGGCACTCGCCGGCCAGCGCCCGCTCGCCGCCGGCCGTATTCTGCTCGGCGGCGAATCCATCGAGCGGCTCGATGTCGGCGCCCGGCGCGAGCGCGGCCTGCGCTATGTCACGGACGATCGTCTCGGCGAAGGCACGGTCGGCGGCTTCGCCATCTCGCTCAACCTTTTGCTGAAACAGGTGGGCGAGCCGCCCTTCTGGCGTGCCGGGCTCGACCAGCCCGAGGCCATCGCCGCCCATGCCCGCCGGCTCGTCGGCGAGTTCGACGTGCGCACGCCGGGCATCGAGACGCCCATCGGCAAGCTCTCCGGCGGCAACATCCAGAAGGCGCTGCTGGCCCGTGAGCTCTCCGGCGCGGCCAAAGCGGTGATCTTCGCCAAGCCGACCTATGGGCTGGACGTGAACAATATCCGCGCCACCCGCCAGCGCATCCGCGAGGCGGCGGATCGCGGCCTCGCCGTCATCCTGATCTCGACGGATCTTGAGGAGGTGCTGGAGCTTTCCGACCGCATCGCCGTGATGTCGCGCGGCGCGGTGGTCGGGGTGGTCGAGAACGATGCCGCGGCCCGTGGCCGGGTCGGTGAACTGATGAGCGGCGTGACGGCATGACGAACACCCACACTTCCACCCCCGATCTCACCGAGGCCGCCCGCCTCGCCCCGGCGGCACCCTCGGCCCGCGCCGAGCTCTGGCGCGCCCGTGGCCGCGTCGCCCTGCTGGGCATCGGCCCGGTCATCGGCGCGCTGCTGCTGTCGGCCCTCGTGCTGCTGGCGCTCGGCGTCGATCCGCTGGCCTATTACGGCTTCGTCATCGAGCGCGGGCTGATCAATCCTTACGGCCTTCAGGCGACGCTGACCCGCATGGGCCCGCTGCTGCTGCTCGCCGCCGGGCTCATCGTGGCGTTCCGCGCCGGCATCTGGAATCTCGGCGGCGACGGGCAGTTCCTGCTCAGCGCCGTGGTGGTCGCCGCGCTTTGCCCGCTGCTCACGCCGCATCTGCCGGCGTGGCTGGTGCTGGTGGTCGGCCTTCTCGTCGGCGCGCTCATCGGCGCGGTCTGGTCGGTGCTGCCGGCGCTGCTCAAGGCCTATCAGGGCGTCAACGAGATCATCACCACGCTGATGATGACCTTTCTCGGCGTCTCCTTCGCCAATGTGCTGGTGAAGCTCGCCTTCCGCGACCCCGCCACGACCGTGCCGCAGACCCGCACGCTGGCGGTCGCCGACCGTCTGCCGCGCCTGTTCGACACCACCGTGTCGAGCGGCCTCCTTATCGGCCTCGTCGCGGTCATCGCGGTGCATCTCGTCATGACCCGCACCGCTTTCGGGCTGAAGCTGCGCATCGTCGGCGCCAATCCGCGCGCGGCGATCCATGCCGGCCTGCCGGTGCCGGCGCTCACCGTCGCCGTCTTCGCCATTTCCGCCGCGCTGGCGGGCCTTGCCGGGGCGGTGGAGATTCTGGGCGTGCAGGGCAATGTGCGGGCCGACTGGAATCCCCATTACGCGATGACGGTGATCCCGCTGGTCTTCCTCGCCCGCTTCAACGGCTTCGCCACCATCGCCTTCGTGTTCCTGTTCTCGGTGCTGTCGATCGGCGGCGAGAGCGCGGCGCGGCGCACCGGCGTGCCGAATTTCTTCACCCTCGTCGTGGTGGCCATCCTGCTCGTGATGCTCGGCGTCGCCGAATATCTCGACCAGCGCCGCCGCGCCGCCGGTAAGTGAGGGGGAGAGACCATGTCCGCTCTGTTCACCGACGCCTTCCTCACCTCCCTCGTGCTCG carries:
- a CDS encoding putative B6 ABC transporter ATP-binding protein, with protein sequence MTQPAPAHPPHSDPSAPPRPIVTFDHVTKRFPGVVANDGVSFDLFPGEVHVLLGENGAGKSTLVGMLSGLQTPDEGGILIDHHEVRINSPARALELGIGTVFQHSMLVPSLSVADNMALGGPWWSRPDRAGVARRMAQVCADIGVTIDPEAKVGTLSLGEQQQVEIVRALMRGSRVLILDEATAMLTPKGAEDLGALMGRLTRLGIAVVFITHKLNEALSFGNRITVLRLGRKVGEIAPERLAALGPAAATAEIIRLMFGTDASAQASTAPRARRAPQPPLLVLEGLTVDDPAVPVERVDLTVAPGEILGLAGIDGNGQKQFAEALAGQRPLAAGRILLGGESIERLDVGARRERGLRYVTDDRLGEGTVGGFAISLNLLLKQVGEPPFWRAGLDQPEAIAAHARRLVGEFDVRTPGIETPIGKLSGGNIQKALLARELSGAAKAVIFAKPTYGLDVNNIRATRQRIREAADRGLAVILISTDLEEVLELSDRIAVMSRGAVVGVVENDAAARGRVGELMSGVTA
- a CDS encoding putative B6 ABC transporter permease subunit 2 gives rise to the protein MTNTHTSTPDLTEAARLAPAAPSARAELWRARGRVALLGIGPVIGALLLSALVLLALGVDPLAYYGFVIERGLINPYGLQATLTRMGPLLLLAAGLIVAFRAGIWNLGGDGQFLLSAVVVAALCPLLTPHLPAWLVLVVGLLVGALIGAVWSVLPALLKAYQGVNEIITTLMMTFLGVSFANVLVKLAFRDPATTVPQTRTLAVADRLPRLFDTTVSSGLLIGLVAVIAVHLVMTRTAFGLKLRIVGANPRAAIHAGLPVPALTVAVFAISAALAGLAGAVEILGVQGNVRADWNPHYAMTVIPLVFLARFNGFATIAFVFLFSVLSIGGESAARRTGVPNFFTLVVVAILLVMLGVAEYLDQRRRAAGK